In Deferribacteraceae bacterium V6Fe1, one genomic interval encodes:
- the acpP gene encoding acyl carrier protein, translating to MADIEKRVKEIIAEQLSIDVEEVKPEASFIEDLGADSLDTVELIMAFEEEFDLEIPDEEAEKIKTVGDAIEHIKKHVG from the coding sequence ATGGCAGATATTGAAAAGAGAGTAAAAGAGATTATTGCAGAGCAGTTAAGTATTGATGTTGAAGAGGTTAAACCTGAGGCTTCATTTATAGAGGACCTTGGTGCTGACTCTCTTGACACAGTTGAGCTTATTATGGCTTTCGAAGAGGAATTTGATCTTGAGATTCCTGATGAGGAGGCTGAAAAGATTAAAACTGTTGGCGATGCAATAGAGCATATTAAAAAGCATGTAGGCTAA
- the fabF gene encoding beta-ketoacyl-ACP synthase II — translation MKKRVVITGIGLVTPLGAGVEENWENIRKGQGGVGRITKFDTSDFPVHIAAEVKNFDMDEYVDKKEAKRFDEFIVFALAAAEIAVRDSKIDFSKVDCNRAGVIVGSGIGGFRTIEDTHTVYVEKGNKRISPFFIPSAIINMGSGAISIRYGLKGPNSSVVTACATGTHAIGDAFKVIQRGDADIIFAGGSESAITPLALGGFANMKALSRRNDEPEKASRPFDKDRDGFVMGEGAGILILEELEHAKKRGAKIYAEVVGYGLTGDAYHITAPDESGDGAKRCMEMAIKDAGLKPEDVDYINAHGTSTPYNDIIETRAIKKVFGEHAYKLLVSSTKSMTGHMLGAAGSVEAAYTALAIYNGEIPPTINLDEPDEGCDLNYVPNKMIKKEIKVGLSNSLGFGGTNASIIVKKYE, via the coding sequence GTGAAAAAAAGAGTTGTAATTACCGGGATAGGCTTGGTAACCCCACTTGGTGCGGGGGTAGAAGAAAATTGGGAAAATATTAGAAAAGGTCAGGGCGGTGTTGGTAGAATAACCAAATTTGACACTTCTGATTTTCCTGTTCATATAGCTGCTGAAGTGAAAAATTTTGACATGGATGAGTATGTCGATAAAAAAGAAGCAAAAAGATTTGATGAATTTATAGTTTTTGCCCTGGCTGCTGCAGAGATTGCTGTGAGAGATTCAAAAATTGATTTTTCCAAAGTTGATTGTAACAGAGCTGGTGTTATCGTTGGTTCAGGTATCGGAGGTTTTAGGACTATCGAGGATACCCATACTGTTTATGTTGAAAAAGGGAATAAGAGGATTTCACCGTTTTTTATCCCTTCGGCAATCATAAATATGGGGAGTGGTGCCATATCTATCAGGTATGGACTTAAAGGCCCAAATAGCAGTGTTGTGACTGCTTGTGCAACAGGTACCCATGCAATCGGTGATGCCTTTAAAGTGATTCAGCGTGGTGACGCAGATATAATTTTTGCCGGTGGAAGTGAAAGTGCAATCACCCCTCTTGCTCTTGGCGGATTTGCCAATATGAAAGCCCTTTCCAGACGAAATGATGAACCTGAAAAGGCAAGCAGGCCTTTTGACAAGGACAGAGACGGATTTGTTATGGGGGAAGGTGCGGGAATTTTAATTTTGGAAGAGTTGGAGCATGCCAAAAAACGAGGGGCTAAAATTTATGCTGAAGTTGTTGGTTATGGTTTAACAGGGGATGCATATCATATTACAGCTCCGGACGAAAGTGGTGATGGGGCAAAAAGGTGCATGGAAATGGCAATTAAGGATGCCGGACTTAAGCCTGAAGATGTGGATTATATAAATGCCCATGGTACTTCAACACCTTATAATGATATTATTGAAACAAGAGCAATTAAAAAGGTATTTGGCGAACATGCCTATAAATTGCTTGTCAGCTCTACAAAGTCTATGACCGGTCATATGTTGGGGGCAGCAGGAAGTGTTGAGGCAGCATATACGGCTCTTGCAATATACAATGGGGAGATTCCTCCCACAATAAACTTAGATGAACCTGATGAGGGCTGCGACCTTAACTATGTGCCAAATAAAATGATTAAAAAGGAGATAAAAGTAGGTCTTTCCAATTCTCTTGGATTTGGGGGGACAAATGCTTCAATAATAGTGAAAAAATATGAATGA
- the rnc gene encoding ribonuclease III has protein sequence MNDYSFLEELLDYKFSDKGLLLEALTHKSYSHEHKLSRNYERLEFLGDAVLQLIVTEYLVAKYKQFDEGVLSKYRGYFVSEQFLSEMAKEIRLGDFVRLGKGEEQSGGKDKSSLLCDIFESLVAALYIDGGYNCARSVVINLSSDKIDETIDGNRFVDGKTELQKLTQKNFEQLPEYRIVSENGPEHDKVFVVEVIINGKSVAMGKGKSKKKAEQDAAKKALLVLQKQDA, from the coding sequence ATGAATGATTATAGTTTTTTGGAGGAGCTCCTAGACTATAAATTTAGTGATAAGGGGCTTCTTTTGGAAGCTTTAACACACAAGTCGTATTCTCATGAGCACAAGCTGAGTCGTAATTATGAAAGGCTTGAGTTTTTGGGTGATGCAGTCCTTCAGCTGATTGTTACAGAATACCTTGTTGCCAAGTATAAGCAATTTGATGAAGGGGTCCTTTCCAAATATCGCGGATATTTTGTTAGTGAACAGTTTCTGAGCGAGATGGCAAAAGAGATTAGGCTCGGAGATTTTGTAAGACTTGGGAAAGGTGAGGAACAAAGCGGAGGGAAGGATAAAAGCTCTTTGCTATGTGATATTTTTGAGTCCCTTGTGGCTGCTCTTTATATCGACGGTGGTTATAACTGCGCAAGAAGCGTTGTGATAAATTTGTCTTCTGATAAAATTGATGAAACTATAGATGGCAACAGATTTGTTGATGGAAAAACGGAATTGCAAAAGTTGACTCAAAAAAACTTTGAGCAGCTACCTGAGTACAGGATAGTTTCAGAAAATGGCCCTGAGCATGATAAGGTTTTTGTGGTCGAAGTAATTATAAATGGTAAATCTGTTGCAATGGGCAAAGGTAAAAGTAAAAAAAAGGCAGAGCAGGACGCCGCTAAGAAGGCTTTGTTAGTTTTGCAAAAACAAGATGCCTAA
- a CDS encoding radical SAM protein, whose protein sequence is MPKILPVFIPFSGCKTKCVYCNQNGISGQHVTSLQEDVLQQIEYFLRFNSKWDEISYFGGSFSCLPKESRLSLYNIARQKGFFNIRFSTRPDCISEEMLNEFKENNVKVIELGIQSLSNMVLASNNRPYSKDLALQSIDKLTKAGFDVIAQIMTGMYQESFDDLKYTVDELVNKDIKGVRIYPTVVLKDTKLAEYLREGKFTPLSFEEIFVRTAYAYIKFAARGIEILRIGLQDGLSLKNSIISGIYFPAFGDMIKTFILILYIKHFNKLLVGETEIKKLPNYKGILKKYFSDKIISVNNSEEFSIKDICAKLEIITGEDNWGQSEREVAKFAKEIWSQTDDRPA, encoded by the coding sequence ATGCCTAAAATTTTACCCGTATTTATACCTTTCTCGGGTTGTAAAACTAAGTGTGTGTACTGCAATCAAAACGGTATTTCAGGTCAACATGTTACCAGCCTTCAAGAAGATGTATTGCAGCAGATAGAATATTTCTTAAGATTTAACTCGAAATGGGATGAGATATCTTACTTTGGGGGAAGTTTTTCCTGTCTTCCAAAAGAAAGCAGGCTTTCTTTATACAATATAGCTCGGCAAAAAGGGTTTTTTAATATTAGATTTTCTACCAGGCCTGATTGCATATCTGAAGAAATGTTGAACGAATTTAAAGAGAATAACGTAAAGGTTATTGAGCTTGGGATTCAGTCTTTGTCAAATATGGTGCTTGCCTCTAATAATAGACCTTATTCAAAGGATTTGGCACTTCAAAGTATAGATAAGCTAACCAAAGCAGGGTTTGATGTAATTGCTCAAATCATGACAGGTATGTATCAAGAGAGTTTTGATGACTTAAAATATACTGTCGATGAATTAGTTAATAAAGATATCAAAGGTGTCAGGATATATCCTACCGTTGTTTTAAAAGACACTAAACTTGCTGAATACTTGAGAGAAGGAAAATTTACACCATTAAGTTTTGAGGAAATATTTGTAAGGACTGCTTACGCTTATATCAAGTTTGCAGCCAGAGGGATAGAGATATTGAGAATAGGGCTGCAGGATGGTTTAAGTCTGAAAAACAGTATCATATCAGGCATTTATTTTCCTGCTTTTGGCGATATGATAAAAACATTTATTTTGATTTTATATATTAAGCATTTTAATAAGCTTTTAGTAGGCGAGACAGAAATAAAAAAACTGCCAAATTATAAAGGAATTTTAAAAAAATACTTTTCTGATAAGATAATTTCTGTTAATAATTCTGAGGAGTTTTCAATTAAAGATATTTGTGCAAAATTGGAGATAATTACAGGTGAGGATAACTGGGGGCAGTCTGAAAGGGAGGTTGCTAAATTCGCCAAAGAAATCTGGAGTCAGACCGACGACAGACCGGCTTAG
- the rsmD gene encoding 16S rRNA (guanine(966)-N(2))-methyltransferase RsmD: protein MRITGGSLKGRLLNSPKKSGVRPTTDRLRSSLFSIIGGKIVDSYVLDLFAGTGAFGIESLSRGAKFVAFLDIDTVNLKQNLSNFNISNNVKVFTGDFRTLLKKISLTFDIIFIDPPYEKYRPKDVLNSVRHLCGENTVIIFEERKNTDFNEIDEVFKEIDRRDYSDTQIRIYEVVK, encoded by the coding sequence GTGAGGATAACTGGGGGCAGTCTGAAAGGGAGGTTGCTAAATTCGCCAAAGAAATCTGGAGTCAGACCGACGACAGACCGGCTTAGAAGTTCGCTATTCTCTATAATCGGTGGTAAAATTGTAGATTCATATGTCCTTGATTTATTTGCGGGGACAGGTGCCTTCGGTATCGAATCATTAAGCCGTGGGGCAAAATTTGTTGCATTTCTGGATATAGACACTGTCAATCTTAAACAAAATCTAAGTAATTTTAATATTTCTAACAATGTAAAAGTATTTACCGGAGACTTTAGGACACTTTTGAAAAAAATAAGTCTTACTTTTGATATTATCTTTATCGATCCCCCTTATGAAAAATACAGACCAAAAGATGTCTTAAACAGTGTTAGACATTTGTGTGGTGAAAATACCGTGATTATCTTTGAGGAGAGGAAAAATACAGATTTTAATGAAATAGATGAGGTTTTTAAAGAAATAGATAGAAGGGATTACTCAGATACACAAATAAGGATTTACGAGGTTGTTAAATGA
- the coaD gene encoding pantetheine-phosphate adenylyltransferase, whose product MKAIYPGTFDPMTNGHLDIVERGVLMFDSLVIGVAENRRKKPLFSLQERVDMIQESVKHLKNVEVKPFSNLLVDFMKNEGANVILRGLRAVSDFEFELQLALMNRKLYSDCETVFLMPNKKYIFLSSSMIREIAMLGGDVCELVPPKVKEYIDMKCKNGCM is encoded by the coding sequence ATGAAGGCGATTTATCCTGGTACTTTTGACCCTATGACAAATGGTCATCTTGATATTGTTGAAAGAGGGGTATTGATGTTTGATTCTCTTGTGATTGGCGTTGCTGAAAATAGGCGGAAGAAGCCGCTTTTTTCACTTCAGGAGAGGGTTGATATGATACAAGAGTCAGTTAAACATCTGAAAAATGTAGAGGTAAAACCTTTTAGTAATCTTTTGGTAGACTTCATGAAAAATGAAGGGGCAAATGTTATTCTTAGGGGCTTAAGAGCGGTTTCTGATTTTGAGTTTGAACTGCAGCTTGCTCTTATGAACAGAAAACTATACAGCGATTGTGAAACTGTATTTTTAATGCCGAATAAAAAGTATATATTTTTAAGTTCCAGTATGATAAGGGAGATAGCAATGTTAGGTGGTGATGTTTGTGAATTAGTCCCGCCTAAAGTAAAAGAATATATTGACATGAAATGTAAAAATGGGTGCATGTAA
- a CDS encoding response regulator, whose product MIKVLAVDDSPTMHRLFKMIFSTDEYELRLADNGEEGLRIVKEFSPDLILLDFIMPKMNGFQFCKILREDYGFNEIPVLLITSKAEDVGDKFIEKFKCIDYIAKPFQPDELIEKVNEVVNKCENGVQDDGAIDQLLDIEAKSFEENTEHQVADVKVEQNREYSSSSVVDEIISKVEKDVLPTLRKSIEKFLKFETGYMISDIKGESINIEKLTDIMTKFDGELTVFNNEIDYHFYMSGGYISYCYKGDDKVEDFFELLQDVTGTCLLEVENFVSLYAQVRNLGFEDSLIKRCFIFYVANMLCEAFELSGGRYYVDLIDVDDNFKSKNWVSYNDLGKIVSDFKEEKVEINKIIYDENLVPQRITEQADGLKAFEVRLFELCDGKRTVGEILRFFGNNRQYVKNIIGTLVLTGYLKI is encoded by the coding sequence ATGATTAAGGTTCTTGCGGTTGACGACAGCCCTACAATGCATAGGCTCTTTAAAATGATTTTTAGCACGGATGAATATGAGCTCAGGCTTGCCGATAATGGTGAAGAGGGGCTTAGAATTGTAAAGGAGTTTTCACCTGATTTAATTTTACTCGACTTTATCATGCCTAAAATGAACGGTTTTCAATTTTGTAAAATTTTGAGAGAGGATTATGGATTTAATGAAATTCCGGTTCTTCTGATTACAAGTAAGGCTGAAGATGTCGGAGATAAGTTTATCGAAAAGTTTAAATGTATTGACTACATTGCAAAGCCGTTTCAACCAGATGAGTTGATTGAAAAAGTCAATGAGGTTGTAAATAAATGTGAAAACGGTGTGCAAGATGACGGTGCAATTGATCAGCTACTTGATATTGAAGCCAAAAGCTTTGAAGAAAACACTGAGCATCAGGTTGCCGATGTCAAAGTTGAACAGAATAGGGAGTACTCTTCAAGCTCTGTTGTGGATGAAATAATATCAAAGGTTGAGAAGGACGTATTGCCTACACTAAGAAAGTCCATTGAAAAATTTCTTAAATTTGAAACAGGTTATATGATCAGTGATATTAAAGGTGAGTCGATAAATATTGAAAAACTAACTGATATCATGACAAAATTTGATGGTGAACTGACTGTTTTTAATAATGAGATTGACTACCATTTTTATATGTCAGGTGGATATATTTCTTATTGTTATAAGGGGGACGACAAGGTCGAAGATTTTTTTGAGCTATTACAGGATGTGACCGGGACATGCCTTTTAGAAGTTGAGAATTTTGTTTCTTTGTATGCTCAGGTGAGAAATTTGGGGTTTGAAGATAGTCTTATAAAGAGATGTTTTATATTTTACGTTGCTAATATGCTATGCGAGGCATTTGAGCTTAGTGGTGGCAGATATTATGTGGATTTGATTGATGTGGATGATAATTTTAAAAGTAAGAATTGGGTTTCGTATAATGATTTGGGTAAGATTGTTTCAGATTTTAAAGAGGAGAAAGTAGAGATAAATAAAATAATATATGACGAAAACCTCGTACCTCAGAGAATTACCGAGCAGGCAGATGGCTTGAAAGCTTTTGAAGTGAGGTTGTTTGAGCTTTGTGACGGGAAAAGGACAGTAGGGGAGATTTTGAGATTTTTTGGTAACAATAGGCAGTATGTAAAGAACATAATTGGCACTTTGGTATTAACAGGATATTTGAAAATTTAA
- a CDS encoding response regulator, which translates to MAKILVVDDSLTEREIIKKALEAEGYTVVLANDGEAGLKALDGEKFDCVLLDVVMPGKNGYQICREIKKNDFTKDIPVILVTSKGQDSDKFWGKKQGADDYIVKPFQIEELIQTVKRFVK; encoded by the coding sequence ATGGCTAAAATTTTGGTAGTAGATGATAGTTTGACCGAAAGGGAGATTATAAAAAAAGCTCTTGAGGCCGAGGGATATACTGTGGTGTTAGCTAATGATGGTGAAGCGGGACTGAAGGCACTTGACGGTGAAAAGTTTGATTGTGTGCTTCTTGATGTGGTAATGCCAGGGAAAAACGGATATCAGATTTGCAGAGAGATTAAAAAGAACGATTTTACGAAAGATATTCCAGTTATATTGGTGACATCCAAAGGGCAGGATAGTGATAAATTTTGGGGGAAAAAGCAGGGAGCCGATGATTATATTGTTAAGCCTTTTCAGATTGAGGAACTTATTCAGACTGTTAAGAGGTTTGTTAAGTGA
- a CDS encoding chemotaxis protein CheW encodes MKKAKGLPVVEKPVGLKKYVICKVGAKSFLIELDKVRELVPLTTIANIPGTDHKILGALNLRGDIVVIIDLREKLNVSEVKKTIASRFVIVEVEGELLGIFVDEAQQIIEAGKEQISKEVEDKEEIFCEYVDVNGLLIGVLDLSKIYIDYKIK; translated from the coding sequence TTGAAAAAAGCAAAGGGCTTACCCGTTGTAGAGAAACCTGTCGGGCTAAAAAAGTATGTTATATGCAAGGTTGGTGCTAAAAGTTTTTTGATTGAGCTTGACAAAGTCAGAGAGCTTGTCCCATTGACTACAATTGCAAATATTCCAGGTACTGATCATAAAATTTTGGGAGCATTGAATCTAAGAGGGGACATCGTAGTAATAATTGATCTTCGTGAGAAGTTAAACGTCAGCGAAGTAAAGAAAACCATTGCAAGCAGGTTTGTTATTGTCGAAGTAGAGGGTGAATTGTTGGGTATTTTTGTGGACGAAGCTCAGCAAATTATAGAAGCAGGCAAGGAGCAGATTAGTAAGGAAGTAGAGGATAAAGAAGAAATTTTCTGTGAGTATGTTGATGTTAACGGTTTATTAATAGGTGTTTTGGATTTAAGTAAAATATATATTGATTATAAAATTAAGTGA
- a CDS encoding HAMP domain-containing protein — protein MAERGVKFSLLSRIILLILVVIALVSFAASYIVYSSSVKTEVKNILEDLTTRVDGTFKRIEDKDKEVGSIIRTFTISPLLKTALQGKVKQSVISGEMDRFLGTYTDVTSVYLVDLDYNIIGEASKKEIKLPPLDEIIYYEDLKLNEYYVESYLTKETPYVVYYSPVGDENGIYGALVAVVDGNYLLGFANTEFTKMKFHEAQRSCANCHTKEEGLINYGFTVVYDADGNLVLNPLYGDRMLYEKKPEFTALFNEIKPVLKLDKFIEKEVIIQGQPFFASFGKLSFKKTEFYVGMLKNKNYKLASIKKGGLFSIGITAVLALIIFLITIVLMRRSLAPVFELNNAMQRVMEGEYDIRVASKTSDELGSLAEGFNEMLDRISGYIQTDEDRKRLQNQAINLMDVVSEAAEGNLTVEAEVTADELGAVADAFNMMTGNIRELINDIKSAGDSIVDATEKLLMAAEKTSEGANIQIEELNKTYEVITVFKKNSQASATKSEETVEVTASASEAAEKGLAMLDETVDAMLNVKRYSQLASKKVKSLGERSLEIGDITNVISEISNQTNLLALNAAIEAARAGEYGHGFAVVADEIRKLAERSTKATKEIAELIKSIQVETSETVKLVEESTVNIEHSSDLAEKAGNSLKDINEALVRARDSIREISLEIINQAEEANNVAVSIEKVREIAEGTVEGVKQTNMIVATLSQLAEMFKEAVDKFRV, from the coding sequence ATGGCAGAAAGAGGTGTTAAGTTTAGTTTGTTATCAAGAATTATATTATTGATACTTGTTGTTATTGCCCTTGTTTCTTTTGCTGCAAGTTACATCGTTTATTCCAGCTCTGTGAAGACTGAGGTTAAAAACATCCTTGAAGATTTAACTACAAGGGTTGACGGGACATTTAAAAGGATTGAAGATAAGGATAAAGAGGTTGGTAGCATTATCAGGACATTTACCATTTCACCACTTTTAAAAACTGCCTTACAAGGCAAGGTTAAGCAAAGCGTGATTTCCGGTGAAATGGATAGATTTTTAGGCACCTACACAGATGTAACGTCCGTTTATCTGGTAGATTTGGATTATAATATCATCGGTGAAGCTTCCAAAAAAGAGATTAAATTGCCGCCTCTTGATGAAATTATATATTATGAGGACTTAAAGCTTAACGAATATTATGTCGAGTCATATCTGACCAAAGAGACACCTTATGTTGTATATTACTCACCAGTTGGGGATGAAAATGGCATTTATGGGGCACTTGTGGCAGTTGTTGACGGTAACTATCTGCTTGGTTTTGCTAACACTGAGTTTACAAAAATGAAATTTCACGAAGCTCAGAGAAGCTGTGCTAATTGTCACACTAAAGAAGAAGGACTTATTAATTATGGTTTTACGGTTGTTTATGATGCAGATGGAAACTTGGTATTGAATCCTCTCTATGGTGACAGGATGCTTTATGAAAAGAAGCCTGAATTTACCGCGCTTTTCAATGAAATAAAGCCTGTGTTGAAGTTGGATAAGTTTATAGAAAAAGAGGTTATCATTCAAGGCCAGCCGTTTTTTGCTTCTTTTGGTAAGTTGAGTTTTAAGAAAACCGAGTTTTATGTAGGTATGCTTAAAAATAAAAATTACAAACTTGCCAGTATTAAAAAAGGTGGTTTGTTTTCTATTGGTATTACAGCGGTTTTGGCGCTTATAATTTTCTTGATTACTATAGTGCTTATGAGAAGGTCTTTAGCCCCTGTTTTTGAGCTTAACAATGCTATGCAAAGGGTAATGGAAGGGGAATATGATATTAGGGTTGCTTCAAAGACATCTGATGAGCTTGGTAGTCTTGCGGAAGGTTTTAATGAAATGCTTGACAGAATTTCCGGTTATATTCAGACGGATGAAGACAGAAAGCGTCTGCAAAACCAGGCAATAAATCTTATGGACGTAGTTTCTGAGGCTGCTGAAGGTAACTTGACTGTAGAAGCTGAAGTAACTGCTGACGAACTTGGCGCAGTTGCAGATGCATTTAATATGATGACAGGCAATATTAGGGAGCTTATTAACGATATTAAGAGCGCAGGTGACTCCATTGTTGATGCTACCGAAAAGTTGCTTATGGCAGCTGAAAAAACAAGTGAAGGTGCGAATATTCAGATTGAAGAATTGAATAAGACTTATGAGGTCATTACGGTATTTAAGAAAAATAGCCAGGCTTCTGCTACAAAGTCTGAAGAAACGGTTGAAGTTACGGCAAGTGCTTCTGAAGCTGCAGAAAAAGGTCTTGCAATGCTTGATGAAACGGTTGACGCCATGTTAAATGTTAAAAGGTATTCTCAACTTGCCTCCAAAAAGGTTAAGAGCCTTGGTGAAAGGTCTCTTGAGATTGGCGATATTACAAATGTTATTAGTGAGATTTCAAACCAGACAAACCTTCTTGCACTTAACGCCGCTATAGAGGCTGCAAGGGCAGGTGAGTATGGACACGGTTTTGCGGTTGTTGCCGATGAGATTAGAAAGCTTGCAGAAAGAAGTACGAAGGCTACTAAGGAGATTGCCGAGCTTATCAAATCTATTCAGGTGGAAACATCAGAGACGGTAAAACTTGTTGAGGAGAGTACTGTAAATATCGAGCATAGTTCCGATTTGGCTGAAAAAGCAGGTAACTCACTGAAGGATATTAACGAAGCGTTAGTAAGGGCAAGGGATTCTATTAGAGAGATTTCTCTTGAGATTATTAACCAGGCTGAAGAAGCAAATAATGTAGCAGTATCAATTGAAAAGGTTAGAGAGATTGCAGAAGGTACGGTTGAAGGTGTGAAACAGACAAATATGATTGTGGCAACACTGTCTCAATTGGCTGAAATGTTTAAGGAAGCAGTAGATAAATTTAGAGTATAA